Proteins encoded together in one Paracidovorax wautersii window:
- a CDS encoding Na+/H+ antiporter subunit C — protein sequence MEIVLTIAIGILTGSGVWLLLRPRTFQVIMGLSLLSYAVNLFIFSMGRLGLAIDKEPVLVPGVPQDLQHYADPMPQALVLTAIVIGFAMTALFLVVLLASRGISGTDHVDGSHSRDVQEMP from the coding sequence ATGGAAATCGTCCTCACTATCGCCATCGGCATCCTGACCGGCTCGGGCGTGTGGCTGCTGCTGCGCCCGCGGACCTTCCAGGTGATCATGGGCCTGTCGCTGCTGTCCTATGCGGTCAACCTGTTCATCTTCAGCATGGGCCGCCTGGGCCTGGCCATCGACAAGGAGCCGGTGCTGGTGCCCGGCGTGCCGCAGGACCTGCAGCACTATGCCGACCCCATGCCCCAGGCGCTGGTGCTCACGGCCATCGTCATCGGCTTCGCCATGACGGCGCTGTTCCTCGTGGTGCTGCTGGCCTCGCGCGGCATCTCGGGCACCGACCATGTTGACGGCAGCCATTCGCGTGACGTGCAGGAAATGCCATGA
- a CDS encoding monovalent cation/H+ antiporter subunit D, with product MSQFSALTSALMPHLMLAPIALPLLTAALMLLLREERQRLKLGLNILSTLLGLVISIALLRWSHQAGSTLTMGVYLPGNWPAPFGIVLALDRLSAMMLALTSGVALCSIVFSATRWHRAGVHYHPLFQFQLMGLAGAFLTADLFNLFVFFEIMLAASYGLLLHGSGRTRIQAGLHYIAINLAASSLFLIGASMLYGITGTLNMADLARAIPQVAAADRGLLHAAAGILATAFLIKAAVWPLNFWLVPAYSAATAPVGALFALMTKVGVYTLLRLWTLMFSSEAGPSALFGGLWLIGGGMLTMAFGAIGMLGSQRLTHLAGFAAVLSSGTLLAAAGFGQNLLTAGLLYYLPSSTLAVSALFLLADLIDRWRNDGSSLDVDDEDAPFLNAQLIPTPGLNLDEDEVVLIGRVIPAAAAFLGLAFLVCTLVVAGLPPLSGFVGKFTMLTALLNPMGLGSSAGHQLGLPGWTLLALMIATGLLALIALTRVGVRHFWAAHDRPTPRLRIAEGLPVAVLLAGCIALTLQADSVMRFTLATANALHSPGTYINAVMSTVPRPGPTHAGPSPAATTPGGTTP from the coding sequence ATGAGCCAGTTCAGTGCGCTCACGTCGGCCCTCATGCCGCACCTCATGCTGGCGCCCATCGCGCTGCCGCTGCTCACGGCGGCGCTCATGTTGCTGCTGCGCGAAGAGCGCCAGCGGCTCAAGCTCGGGCTCAACATCCTTTCCACCTTGCTGGGGCTGGTGATCTCCATCGCCCTGCTGCGCTGGTCGCACCAGGCGGGCAGCACGCTGACCATGGGCGTGTACCTGCCCGGGAACTGGCCGGCGCCCTTCGGCATCGTGCTGGCGCTGGACCGGCTGTCGGCCATGATGCTGGCGCTCACGAGCGGCGTGGCGCTGTGCTCCATCGTGTTTTCGGCCACGCGCTGGCACCGGGCCGGGGTGCATTACCACCCGCTGTTCCAGTTCCAGCTGATGGGCCTGGCGGGCGCCTTCCTGACGGCGGACCTGTTCAACCTGTTCGTGTTCTTCGAGATCATGCTGGCCGCCTCCTACGGCCTGCTGCTCCACGGCTCGGGCCGCACGCGCATCCAGGCCGGCCTGCACTACATCGCCATCAACCTGGCCGCGTCGTCGCTGTTCCTGATCGGCGCGTCCATGCTGTACGGCATCACCGGCACGCTCAACATGGCCGACCTGGCGCGCGCCATTCCGCAGGTGGCGGCCGCCGACCGCGGTTTGCTGCATGCAGCGGCCGGCATCCTGGCGACGGCCTTCCTCATCAAGGCCGCCGTCTGGCCGCTCAACTTCTGGCTGGTGCCGGCCTACAGCGCAGCCACGGCGCCGGTCGGCGCCCTGTTCGCACTGATGACCAAGGTGGGCGTGTACACGCTGCTGCGCCTGTGGACGCTCATGTTCAGCAGCGAGGCCGGTCCCTCGGCCCTGTTCGGGGGCCTGTGGCTCATAGGCGGCGGCATGCTCACCATGGCCTTCGGCGCCATCGGCATGCTGGGCTCCCAGCGGCTGACCCATCTGGCGGGCTTTGCGGCGGTGCTGTCGTCGGGAACGCTGCTGGCAGCGGCGGGCTTTGGGCAGAACCTGCTGACGGCGGGCTTGCTGTACTACCTGCCGAGTTCCACGCTGGCGGTGAGCGCGCTGTTCCTGCTGGCCGACCTGATCGACCGCTGGCGCAACGATGGCTCCTCGCTGGACGTGGACGACGAGGACGCGCCCTTCCTCAACGCCCAGCTCATCCCCACCCCCGGCCTGAACCTGGACGAGGACGAAGTGGTGCTGATCGGCCGTGTGATCCCCGCGGCCGCAGCCTTCCTCGGCCTGGCGTTCCTGGTGTGCACGCTGGTGGTTGCCGGGCTGCCACCGCTGTCGGGCTTCGTGGGCAAGTTCACGATGCTGACCGCCCTGCTCAACCCCATGGGGCTCGGCTCCTCCGCGGGCCACCAGCTGGGCCTGCCGGGCTGGACGCTGCTGGCGCTGATGATCGCCACCGGCCTGCTGGCGCTCATCGCGCTCACCCGCGTGGGGGTGCGCCACTTCTGGGCGGCGCACGACCGGCCCACGCCGCGGCTGCGCATTGCCGAAGGCCTGCCGGTGGCCGTGCTGCTGGCCGGCTGCATCGCCCTCACGCTGCAGGCCGATTCCGTGATGCGCTTCACCCTGGCTACCGCCAACGCCCTGCATTCCCCGGGCACGTACATCAACGCCGTCATGTCCACCGTGCCCCGCCCCGGCCCCACCCATGCGGGCCCATCGCCGGCGGCTACGACGCCGGGAGGAACGACCCCATGA
- a CDS encoding K+/H+ antiporter subunit F — translation MNGPILSWALPAALFLLGVAMACCLVRMVKGPSAQDRVLALDCMYLNGMLLMLVLGIYYGSSNYFEASLLIALLGFASSTAMAKFLLRGEVIE, via the coding sequence ATGAACGGCCCCATCCTCTCCTGGGCGCTGCCCGCCGCCCTGTTCCTGCTGGGCGTGGCGATGGCCTGCTGCCTGGTGCGCATGGTCAAGGGCCCCTCGGCGCAGGACCGCGTGCTGGCCCTGGACTGCATGTACCTCAACGGCATGCTGCTGATGCTGGTGCTGGGCATCTACTACGGCAGCTCCAACTACTTCGAGGCCTCGCTGCTGATCGCCCTGCTGGGCTTCGCCAGCTCCACGGCCATGGCCAAGTTCCTGCTGCGCGGCGAGGTGATCGAATGA
- a CDS encoding Na+/H+ antiporter subunit E, whose translation MIRRLFPAPLLSVVLFILWLLLNHSVSAGQMVLGCLVAIVIPVLTSGLRPLPVRIRRPGTVLRLALRVVKDTIASNLAVARLFIHPSSRRYPSGFVHIPLKMRDPNGLAVLAMIVCITPGTAWAELSLDRTVLLLHVLELDDPQATIAHVQSCYERPLMEIFE comes from the coding sequence ATGATCCGACGCCTGTTCCCTGCCCCGCTGCTGTCGGTGGTGCTGTTCATTCTCTGGCTGCTGCTCAACCATTCGGTGAGCGCGGGGCAGATGGTGCTCGGCTGCCTGGTGGCTATCGTCATCCCGGTACTGACCAGCGGCCTGCGCCCGCTGCCCGTGCGCATCCGCCGGCCCGGCACCGTGCTGCGGCTGGCCCTGCGCGTGGTGAAGGACACCATCGCCTCCAACCTGGCGGTGGCACGGCTGTTCATCCATCCCTCCAGCCGGCGCTACCCCTCGGGCTTCGTGCACATTCCCCTGAAAATGCGCGACCCCAACGGGCTGGCTGTGCTGGCCATGATCGTGTGCATCACGCCGGGCACGGCCTGGGCCGAGCTGTCCCTCGACCGCACGGTGCTGCTGCTGCACGTGCTGGAGCTGGACGACCCGCAGGCCACCATCGCGCACGTGCAAAGCTGCTATGAACGGCCCCTGATGGAGATCTTCGAATGA
- the mnhG gene encoding monovalent cation/H(+) antiporter subunit G — protein MTDPALPLWAEALIAALVLLGAAIALLGSLGLLRLKTYFERVHAPSIIATMGCWSIMHGTLLYFSLQGHGLAVHALMIALFVSITVPVTNIFLMRAALFRARRAGKDVPPSLSRTVAADERDS, from the coding sequence ATGACCGACCCCGCGCTGCCCCTCTGGGCCGAGGCCCTCATCGCCGCCCTGGTGCTGCTGGGCGCCGCCATTGCCTTGCTGGGCTCGCTCGGCCTGCTGCGGCTGAAGACCTACTTCGAGCGGGTGCACGCGCCCTCCATCATCGCCACCATGGGGTGCTGGAGCATCATGCACGGCACGCTGCTGTACTTCTCGCTGCAGGGCCACGGGCTGGCGGTGCACGCGCTGATGATCGCGCTGTTCGTATCCATCACCGTGCCGGTCACCAACATCTTCCTGATGCGCGCCGCTCTGTTCCGCGCGCGGCGCGCCGGCAAGGACGTGCCGCCCAGCCTGAGCCGCACCGTCGCGGCCGATGAGCGCGATTCCTGA